A stretch of Arthrobacter sp. NEB 688 DNA encodes these proteins:
- a CDS encoding MoxR family ATPase, translating into MSDVEHDPHPSTEASARGASLDQVLQVSSRLAGAMNSVIEGKQAVVRTAVTVLLAEGHLLVEDVPGVGKTLLAKTLARCIDAPVRRVQFTPDLLPSDITGVSVYNQDVRDFEFRPGAIFANVVVGDEINRASPKTQSALLESMEEGQVTVDGTTYTLPRPFIVMATQNPIEMEGTYPLPEAQRDRFMARISMGYPSPRSELEMLDLHGSGSPLDALRPVTDAATVQAMVEAVRQVHASPAVKQYIVDLVGATRSSSALRLGASPRATLHLLRASRAHAALAGRDHVLPDDVQQVTVPVLAHRLIPTGETQMARRSTADVLTDLLQRVRVPAPTR; encoded by the coding sequence GTGAGCGACGTCGAGCACGACCCCCACCCGAGCACCGAGGCGAGCGCCCGGGGCGCCTCCCTCGACCAGGTGCTCCAGGTATCCAGCCGGCTCGCCGGCGCCATGAACTCGGTCATCGAGGGCAAGCAGGCCGTCGTGCGCACCGCCGTCACGGTGCTGCTCGCGGAGGGCCACCTGCTCGTCGAGGACGTGCCGGGCGTCGGCAAGACGCTCCTGGCCAAGACCCTGGCCCGCTGCATCGACGCCCCGGTGCGCCGCGTGCAGTTCACCCCCGACCTGCTGCCGAGCGACATCACCGGCGTCTCGGTCTACAACCAGGACGTCCGCGACTTCGAGTTCCGGCCCGGCGCGATCTTCGCCAACGTCGTCGTCGGCGACGAGATCAACCGCGCCTCCCCCAAGACGCAGTCGGCGCTGCTGGAGTCGATGGAGGAGGGCCAGGTCACCGTCGACGGCACGACGTACACGCTGCCGCGCCCCTTCATCGTCATGGCGACGCAGAACCCGATCGAGATGGAGGGCACCTACCCGCTCCCCGAGGCGCAGCGCGACCGCTTCATGGCGCGCATCTCGATGGGCTACCCGTCGCCCCGCTCCGAGCTCGAGATGCTCGACCTGCACGGGTCCGGCTCGCCGCTGGACGCGCTGCGCCCGGTCACCGACGCCGCGACGGTCCAGGCGATGGTCGAGGCCGTGCGGCAGGTGCACGCCTCCCCCGCCGTCAAGCAGTACATCGTCGACCTCGTCGGGGCCACCCGCTCCTCGAGCGCGCTGCGGCTCGGCGCCTCCCCGCGCGCCACGCTGCACCTGCTGCGGGCCTCCCGCGCGCACGCCGCCCTCGCCGGCCGCGACCACGTCCTGCCCGACGACGTCCAGCAGGTCACGGTGCCCGTGCTCGCCCACCGCCTCATCCCCACCGGCGAGACCCAGATGGCCCGCCGCTCCACCGCCGACGTCCTCACCGACCTCCTCCAGCGGGTGCGCGTGCCCGCCCCCACCCGCTGA
- the mraZ gene encoding division/cell wall cluster transcriptional repressor MraZ, translating to MDEFLGTHTPKLDEKGRLFLPARFRGALADGLVVTRGQEGCLYVFPTSEFHRISQEMQSVSGSAKGVRDFIRVFRASAHPDTPDKQGRVTVPAALRTYAGLDKDCTVIGNGSRLEVWDTSRWEAYLEAVMPAYSDYSAGTEEVVPGL from the coding sequence GTGGACGAGTTCCTCGGTACCCACACGCCCAAGCTCGACGAGAAGGGCCGGCTCTTCCTCCCGGCCCGCTTCCGCGGCGCCCTCGCCGACGGCCTCGTCGTGACCCGCGGCCAGGAGGGTTGCCTCTACGTCTTCCCGACGAGCGAGTTCCACCGGATCTCGCAGGAGATGCAGTCGGTCTCCGGCTCGGCCAAGGGTGTGCGCGACTTCATCCGCGTCTTCCGCGCCAGCGCCCACCCCGACACCCCGGACAAGCAGGGCCGCGTCACCGTCCCGGCCGCCCTGCGCACCTACGCCGGGCTCGACAAGGACTGCACGGTCATCGGCAACGGCTCCCGCCTCGAGGTCTGGGACACCTCCCGCTGGGAGGCCTACCTCGAGGCCGTCATGCCCGCCTACTCCGACTACTCCGCCGGCACCGAGGAGGTCGTCCCGGGCCTGTAG
- the rsmH gene encoding 16S rRNA (cytosine(1402)-N(4))-methyltransferase RsmH, whose protein sequence is MTSSRGDAGARHVPVLLERCVDLLEPALRRPGAVCVDATLGMGGHTEAILTRCPQARVVGLDRDPEAIALATERLAPFGDRFTAVHAVYDDVAEVLAEHADGAADGLLFDLGVSSFQLDEADRGFAYRHDAPLDMRMDQTRGMTAADVLNTYGHGDLARVLKTYGEERFAGRIASAILREREKEPFTTSARLVEVLRAAVPAASQRTGGHPAKRTFQALRIEVNAELEVWERAVRAGIGVLAPGGRIVVESYHSLEDRITKQAFAEGARSRTPAGMPVELPEHAAYLRLLTRGAETASDAELQSNPRSASVRLRAAERLSPNGAPA, encoded by the coding sequence ATGACCAGCAGCCGAGGCGACGCCGGCGCCCGCCACGTCCCCGTGCTCCTCGAGCGCTGCGTCGACCTCCTCGAGCCCGCGCTCCGGCGCCCGGGCGCGGTCTGCGTCGACGCCACGCTCGGCATGGGCGGGCACACCGAGGCGATCCTCACCCGCTGCCCGCAGGCCCGGGTCGTCGGCCTCGACCGCGACCCCGAGGCCATCGCCCTGGCCACCGAGCGGCTCGCGCCCTTCGGCGACCGCTTCACCGCCGTGCACGCCGTCTACGACGACGTCGCGGAGGTCCTCGCCGAGCACGCCGACGGCGCCGCCGACGGGCTGCTCTTCGACCTCGGCGTCTCCTCCTTCCAGCTCGACGAGGCCGACCGCGGCTTCGCCTACCGGCACGACGCGCCGCTGGACATGCGGATGGACCAGACGCGGGGGATGACCGCCGCCGACGTCCTCAACACCTACGGCCACGGCGACCTCGCGCGGGTCCTCAAGACCTACGGCGAGGAGCGCTTCGCCGGCCGGATCGCCTCGGCGATCCTGCGCGAGCGCGAGAAGGAGCCCTTCACGACCTCCGCCCGGCTCGTCGAGGTCCTGCGGGCCGCGGTGCCGGCGGCCTCGCAGCGCACCGGCGGCCACCCGGCCAAGCGCACCTTCCAGGCGCTGCGCATCGAGGTCAACGCCGAGCTCGAGGTGTGGGAGCGGGCGGTCCGCGCCGGCATCGGGGTGCTCGCCCCCGGCGGCCGGATCGTCGTCGAGTCCTACCACTCGCTCGAGGACCGCATCACGAAGCAGGCCTTCGCGGAGGGCGCGCGCAGCCGCACCCCCGCCGGGATGCCCGTCGAGCTGCCCGAGCACGCCGCCTACCTGCGCCTGCTGACCCGGGGCGCGGAGACCGCCTCCGACGCCGAGCTGCAGTCCAACCCCCGATCCGCCTCGGTCCGCCTCCGGGCCGCAGAACGCCTCTCCCCGAACGGAGCCCCCGCATGA
- a CDS encoding penicillin-binding protein 2, with the protein MRALTVATIFVLSVFGAQLVRIQGLDARAVAAEAESKRVTAQIIPAMRGQILASDGTVLASSVVREVVTVDQTVVCTYGTKKNVCDPATAGEAVQRAAEQLAPLLGTPVSELVTQLTGTSRYRILSKDVSPLSWNKISQLGIPGILRDRRETRSERTYPQGTTTAALVGYVTDDGTPGGGVELMVDKDLEGTPGKTTYEQGRDGTAIPAAASSTTPAVDGRDVHLTVNSSLQWYAQNALAQRIKETKATAGTVVIMDARSGDLLSVASYPTFDPDTDVGKKGAQLDNKAFSDVFEPGSTAKIMTMAAALEEKTVTPSTPVVIPNRLPRFDQRFKDSHEHPTQYRTVAGTLAESSNIGTILVSETLKPSTLERYFHKFGLGSRSGVGYPGESAGLLPKSSTWSGTQRATVAFGQGISVTAIQAASVFQTIANGGVRVAPRLVDSVTEADGTTTTMPDAKGTRVVSQKTADDVSKMLEGVVSPDGTAEEATIPGYRIAGKTGTAEFYDDKVGKYRGKTASFIGYAPADDPQVVVAVIVQKPTYPFFGGYVAGPVFKDVMTYALQELKIPPTGRKAQHLTLEVDPKEALSDPDVLRDGKSQPKR; encoded by the coding sequence ATGCGGGCCCTCACGGTCGCGACGATCTTCGTCCTGTCGGTCTTCGGCGCCCAGCTCGTGCGCATCCAGGGCCTGGACGCCCGCGCGGTCGCGGCCGAGGCCGAGAGCAAGCGCGTCACCGCGCAGATCATCCCCGCGATGCGCGGGCAGATCCTCGCCTCCGACGGCACCGTCCTCGCCTCGAGCGTCGTCCGGGAGGTCGTCACCGTCGACCAGACCGTCGTGTGCACCTACGGCACGAAGAAGAACGTCTGCGACCCCGCGACGGCGGGGGAGGCGGTCCAGCGCGCGGCCGAGCAGCTCGCGCCGCTCCTCGGCACGCCGGTGAGCGAGCTCGTGACGCAGCTGACCGGCACGAGCCGCTACCGCATCCTCAGCAAGGACGTCAGCCCGCTCAGCTGGAACAAGATCTCCCAGCTCGGCATCCCCGGGATCCTGCGCGACCGCCGCGAGACCCGCTCCGAGCGCACCTACCCGCAGGGCACGACGACCGCCGCGCTCGTCGGCTACGTCACCGACGACGGCACCCCCGGCGGTGGCGTCGAGCTCATGGTCGACAAGGACCTCGAGGGCACCCCCGGCAAGACGACCTACGAGCAGGGCCGCGACGGCACCGCCATCCCGGCCGCCGCGTCGAGCACCACCCCGGCCGTCGACGGCCGCGACGTGCACCTGACCGTCAACTCCTCCCTCCAGTGGTACGCGCAGAACGCCCTCGCGCAGCGGATCAAGGAGACCAAGGCCACCGCCGGCACCGTCGTCATCATGGACGCGCGCAGCGGCGACCTCCTGAGCGTCGCGTCCTACCCGACGTTCGACCCCGACACCGACGTGGGCAAGAAGGGCGCGCAGCTGGACAACAAGGCGTTCTCGGACGTCTTCGAGCCCGGCTCGACCGCGAAGATCATGACGATGGCCGCGGCCCTCGAGGAGAAGACGGTCACGCCGTCGACGCCGGTCGTCATCCCCAACCGTCTGCCCCGCTTCGACCAGCGCTTCAAGGACTCCCACGAGCACCCGACGCAGTACCGGACGGTCGCGGGCACCCTGGCGGAGTCGAGCAACATCGGGACGATCCTCGTGTCCGAGACGCTCAAGCCGTCGACGCTGGAGCGCTACTTCCACAAGTTCGGCCTGGGCTCGCGCTCGGGCGTCGGGTACCCCGGCGAGTCCGCCGGCCTCCTGCCGAAGTCCTCGACGTGGAGCGGCACGCAGCGCGCGACCGTCGCCTTCGGCCAGGGCATCTCGGTGACCGCCATCCAGGCCGCGTCGGTGTTCCAGACCATCGCCAACGGCGGGGTGCGCGTCGCGCCGCGCCTCGTCGACAGCGTGACCGAGGCGGACGGCACGACGACGACGATGCCGGACGCCAAGGGCACGCGGGTCGTCTCGCAGAAGACGGCGGACGACGTGAGCAAGATGCTCGAGGGCGTCGTCAGCCCCGACGGCACCGCCGAGGAGGCGACCATCCCGGGCTACCGGATCGCCGGGAAGACGGGCACCGCCGAGTTCTACGACGACAAGGTCGGCAAGTACCGCGGCAAGACCGCGAGCTTCATCGGCTACGCGCCGGCCGACGACCCGCAGGTCGTCGTCGCCGTCATCGTCCAGAAGCCGACCTACCCCTTCTTCGGCGGCTACGTCGCGGGGCCGGTCTTCAAGGACGTCATGACCTACGCCCTCCAGGAGCTGAAGATCCCCCCGACGGGCCGCAAGGCGCAGCACCTGACCCTCGAGGTGGACCCGAAGGAGGCGCTGTCGGACCCCGACGTGCTGCGTGACGGCAAGTCCCAGCCGAAGCGGTAG
- a CDS encoding UDP-N-acetylmuramoyl-L-alanyl-D-glutamate--2,6-diaminopimelate ligase, with translation MLSPRPSSPRRTPLHELATLVGAPAPTSDPVVTGVTLDSRAVRPGDLYAALPGSRAHGADFGPQVAAAGAVAVLTDDAGRERLAAAGVDLPVVLVPEPRAVLGTLAARAYGTEDLALRLVGITGTNGKTTTAYLVHSALTALGHEVGLIGTVETRIGDERVGSVRTTPEAPDLHALLAVMAERGLDTCVMEVSSHALAQHRVDGVVYDVALFTNLSQDHLDFHHDMDDYFAAKASLFTPERSRRALVCVDDAWGARLLAEAGVPAQSLATGSGADWTVHPDAGDPASFRLTGPDGVDLALRSALPGDFNVTNTAMAAAALVLAGEAPERAGEAVLADPHVPGRMERVSLDGAADLPRAVVDYAHTPDAIAAALRALRPTTPGTLVCVTGAGGDRDRDKRHAMGAAAAQAADLVVVTDDNPRSEDPAAIRAAVLEGVEAVRGQGREVRVVEVGDRRRAIREAVAAVAAEGGAATVAVVGKGHETGQDVGGEVHPFDDRDELREALRLAAPVVAP, from the coding sequence ATGCTTTCCCCCCGGCCGTCCTCGCCGCGCCGTACCCCGCTCCACGAGCTCGCCACCCTCGTCGGTGCGCCGGCGCCCACCTCCGACCCCGTCGTCACGGGGGTCACCCTCGACTCGCGCGCCGTGCGGCCGGGGGACCTCTACGCGGCCCTGCCCGGCTCGCGCGCCCACGGCGCCGACTTCGGCCCGCAGGTCGCCGCGGCGGGCGCGGTCGCCGTCCTCACCGACGACGCGGGGCGCGAGCGGCTGGCCGCGGCGGGCGTCGACCTCCCGGTCGTGCTCGTGCCCGAGCCGCGCGCCGTCCTCGGCACCCTCGCGGCCCGGGCCTACGGCACCGAGGACCTGGCGCTGCGCCTCGTCGGCATCACCGGCACCAACGGCAAGACGACGACCGCGTACCTCGTGCACTCGGCGCTCACCGCGCTCGGGCACGAGGTCGGGCTCATCGGCACGGTCGAGACGCGCATCGGCGACGAGCGGGTCGGCAGCGTCCGCACCACCCCGGAGGCGCCCGACCTCCACGCCCTCCTCGCGGTGATGGCCGAGCGCGGCCTCGACACCTGCGTCATGGAGGTGAGCAGCCATGCCCTCGCCCAGCACCGGGTCGACGGCGTCGTCTACGACGTGGCGCTCTTCACCAACCTCAGCCAGGACCACCTCGACTTCCACCACGACATGGACGACTACTTCGCCGCCAAGGCGTCGCTTTTCACCCCCGAGCGCTCGCGTCGCGCGCTCGTCTGCGTCGACGACGCCTGGGGCGCACGGCTGCTCGCCGAGGCGGGCGTGCCCGCCCAGTCGCTGGCGACCGGCTCCGGCGCCGACTGGACCGTCCACCCCGACGCGGGCGACCCGGCGTCCTTCCGGCTCACCGGCCCCGACGGCGTCGACCTCGCCCTGCGCTCCGCACTGCCCGGCGACTTCAACGTGACCAACACGGCGATGGCCGCGGCCGCCCTCGTCCTCGCGGGCGAGGCCCCCGAGCGCGCCGGCGAGGCCGTCCTCGCCGACCCCCACGTGCCCGGCCGGATGGAGCGCGTCTCCCTCGACGGCGCCGCCGACCTGCCGCGCGCGGTCGTCGACTACGCCCACACCCCCGACGCCATCGCCGCCGCGCTGCGGGCCCTGCGCCCGACGACCCCGGGGACCCTCGTCTGCGTCACCGGCGCCGGCGGCGACCGCGACCGCGACAAGCGCCACGCGATGGGCGCCGCCGCCGCGCAGGCCGCCGACCTCGTCGTCGTCACCGACGACAACCCGCGCTCGGAGGACCCGGCGGCGATCCGCGCCGCGGTGCTCGAGGGCGTCGAGGCCGTGCGCGGGCAGGGGCGCGAGGTCCGCGTCGTCGAGGTCGGGGACCGCCGGCGGGCCATCCGCGAGGCCGTCGCCGCCGTCGCCGCCGAGGGCGGGGCCGCGACCGTGGCCGTCGTCGGCAAGGGTCACGAGACCGGCCAGGACGTCGGGGGAGAGGTCCACCCCTTCGACGACCGCGACGAGCTGCGCGAGGCGCTGCGCCTGGCCGCACCGGTGGTGGCGCCGTGA
- the murF gene encoding UDP-N-acetylmuramoyl-tripeptide--D-alanyl-D-alanine ligase, translating into MIPIPLAEVVALTTGRLAGVTEADAVTLLVDGPVVTDSREAAPGGLYVARVGEHADGHDFAPAALAAGCVAALTTRPLEGLPCVVVDDTQEAFAALARAVVDRSPHLAVVGITGSSGKTSTKDLLGSVLATAGPTVAPVGSYNSEVGVPLTVCRVAPDTRFLVVEMGARGVGHIAYLARMAPPRIGVVLNVGTAHVGEFGSREAIARAKSELPAAVPADGVAVLNADDPAVRAMASVTGARVVLVGEADDAHVRATDVVLDAGGRPSFTVHTPAGTAEVALGLVGRHHVGNALSVLAVALELGLALPDVVAALGAARPVSRWRMEVTERPDGVTLVNDAYNANPDSMHAALEALRRMGEGRRTWAVLGTMLELGPESDALHAEVGADAVAHDVDELLVVGAAAAPLAEGATAAGGSTRVRTVADAAEAEALLRAELRAGDVALFKSSRDAGLRLLGDSLATPQEQHP; encoded by the coding sequence GTGATCCCGATCCCCCTCGCCGAGGTCGTCGCGCTGACCACCGGGCGGCTCGCCGGGGTCACCGAGGCCGACGCGGTGACGCTCCTCGTCGACGGCCCGGTCGTCACCGACTCGCGCGAGGCCGCCCCCGGCGGTCTGTACGTCGCGCGGGTCGGCGAGCACGCCGACGGCCACGACTTCGCGCCGGCCGCGCTCGCCGCCGGCTGCGTCGCCGCGCTGACCACCCGGCCGCTCGAGGGCCTGCCGTGCGTCGTCGTCGACGACACGCAGGAGGCCTTCGCCGCCCTGGCCCGCGCCGTCGTCGACCGCTCCCCGCACCTCGCCGTCGTCGGCATCACGGGCAGCTCGGGCAAGACGAGCACCAAGGACCTGCTCGGCAGCGTCCTCGCGACGGCCGGCCCGACGGTCGCGCCCGTCGGCTCGTACAACTCCGAGGTCGGCGTGCCGCTGACCGTCTGCCGCGTCGCCCCCGACACCCGCTTCCTCGTCGTCGAGATGGGGGCCCGCGGGGTCGGGCACATCGCCTACCTCGCCCGGATGGCCCCGCCGCGCATCGGCGTCGTCCTCAACGTCGGCACCGCGCACGTCGGCGAGTTCGGCTCCCGCGAGGCCATCGCGCGCGCCAAGTCCGAGCTGCCCGCGGCCGTGCCCGCCGACGGCGTGGCCGTCCTCAACGCCGACGACCCTGCCGTGCGGGCCATGGCGTCGGTCACCGGGGCCCGGGTCGTCCTCGTCGGCGAGGCCGACGACGCGCACGTGCGCGCCACCGACGTCGTCCTCGACGCCGGGGGCCGGCCGTCCTTCACCGTGCACACCCCCGCCGGCACCGCCGAGGTCGCCCTCGGCCTCGTCGGGCGCCACCACGTCGGCAACGCCCTGTCCGTCCTCGCCGTCGCCCTCGAGCTCGGCCTCGCCCTGCCCGACGTCGTCGCCGCCCTCGGCGCGGCCCGGCCGGTCAGCCGCTGGAGGATGGAGGTGACCGAGCGCCCCGACGGCGTCACCCTCGTCAACGACGCCTACAACGCCAACCCCGACTCGATGCACGCCGCCCTCGAGGCGCTGCGGCGGATGGGGGAGGGCCGGCGCACCTGGGCCGTGCTCGGCACGATGCTCGAGCTCGGTCCCGAGTCCGACGCCCTCCACGCCGAGGTCGGCGCCGACGCCGTCGCCCACGACGTCGACGAGCTGCTCGTCGTCGGGGCGGCCGCCGCGCCGCTCGCCGAGGGCGCCACCGCGGCCGGCGGCAGCACCCGCGTGCGGACCGTCGCCGACGCCGCCGAGGCCGAGGCGCTGCTGCGCGCCGAGCTGCGCGCGGGCGACGTGGCCCTGTTCAAGTCGAGCCGCGACGCCGGGCTACGGTTGCTCGGAGACTCGCTCGCGACCCCCCAGGAGCAGCACCCGTGA
- the mraY gene encoding phospho-N-acetylmuramoyl-pentapeptide-transferase has protein sequence MKAVLIAAVVSLVLALFGTPTFIRFLVKKGYGQFIRDDGPTSHHTKRGTPTMGGAVIVLSSLAAYAVAHLVTGQVPSVSGLLVLFLMAGMGLVGFLDDYIKISKQRSLGLRSGQKLAGQTLVAVVFAVLALQFPNSSFRTPASTAISFVRDTPVNLAFAGTVLGVILFVIWANVIVAGTSNGVNLTDGLDGLATGASVMVFASYVLIGIWQFNQNCQWNPGTKCYEVRDPHDLAIVAACGMGACFGFLWWNAAPAKIFMGDTGSLALGGGLAGLAILTRTELLVVVLGGLFVTITLSVIIQVASFKTTGKRVFKMAPLQHHFELLGWQEVTIVIRFWIVAGLFVALGLGLFYAEWVVGAG, from the coding sequence GTGAAGGCCGTCCTCATCGCCGCCGTGGTCTCCCTCGTGCTGGCCCTCTTCGGGACGCCGACCTTCATCCGCTTCCTCGTGAAGAAGGGCTACGGGCAGTTCATCCGCGACGACGGGCCCACCTCGCACCACACCAAGCGCGGCACGCCGACGATGGGCGGCGCGGTCATCGTCCTGTCCTCGCTCGCGGCCTACGCCGTCGCGCACCTCGTCACCGGCCAGGTGCCCTCGGTCAGCGGCCTGCTCGTGCTCTTCCTCATGGCGGGGATGGGCCTCGTCGGCTTCCTCGACGACTACATCAAGATCAGCAAGCAGCGCAGCCTCGGCCTGCGCTCAGGACAGAAGCTCGCCGGCCAGACCCTCGTCGCGGTGGTCTTCGCGGTGCTCGCGCTGCAGTTCCCCAACAGCTCCTTCCGCACCCCGGCCTCGACGGCCATCTCGTTCGTCCGTGACACCCCGGTCAACCTCGCCTTCGCCGGCACGGTGCTCGGCGTCATCCTCTTCGTCATCTGGGCCAACGTCATCGTCGCGGGCACCTCCAACGGGGTGAACCTCACCGACGGCCTCGACGGCCTCGCCACGGGCGCCTCGGTCATGGTCTTCGCGTCCTACGTCCTCATCGGCATCTGGCAGTTCAACCAGAACTGCCAGTGGAACCCCGGCACCAAGTGCTACGAGGTCCGCGACCCGCACGACCTCGCGATCGTCGCCGCCTGCGGGATGGGCGCGTGCTTCGGCTTCCTCTGGTGGAACGCCGCGCCCGCCAAGATCTTCATGGGCGACACCGGCTCCCTCGCCCTCGGCGGCGGCCTCGCGGGGCTGGCCATCCTCACCCGCACCGAGCTGCTCGTCGTCGTCCTCGGCGGCCTCTTCGTCACCATCACCCTCTCGGTCATCATCCAGGTCGCCTCGTTCAAGACGACGGGTAAACGGGTGTTCAAGATGGCCCCCCTGCAGCACCACTTCGAGCTCCTCGGCTGGCAGGAGGTCACGATCGTCATCCGGTTCTGGATCGTCGCGGGCCTGTTCGTCGCGCTCGGGCTCGGGCTGTTCTACGCCGAGTGGGTCGTGGGGGCCGGATGA
- the murD gene encoding UDP-N-acetylmuramoyl-L-alanine--D-glutamate ligase, translating into MSTGSARTDALTHREADWAGLRVLVAGLGVSGFAAADALLERGAQVLVVDGHAPDDGSAMSERARILDILGASLAYGEDAVTTLPAEPLDLVVTSPGWRPDQPLLAAAAAAGLPVWGEVELAWRMRPREGAAPWLTVTGTNGKTTTVQMLTAMLRAAGLRACSAGNVGTPILEAVMDPQPYDAIAVELSSFQLHWSDSIAPEASVCLNIAPDHVDWHGSLEEYAAAKGKVYANTEVACVYNADDERTMHLVEDADVQEGCRAVGFRLGTPGLSELGLVEDVLADRAFVAERRTSAAELGTLEDLRAGPDAPMPAPHLVANALAAAALARAHGVPPSAVRQGLRDFVPEPHRIADLGVVRDVRWVDDSKATNPHAAQASLAAFEHVVWVAGGLLKGADVDGLVAAVAGRLRGVVLIGRDRSAISEALARHAPDVPVVDVAQTDTGAMDTVVEHALDLAHPGDVVLLAPAAASMDMFANYGARGDAFTAAVRRLTGEG; encoded by the coding sequence ATGAGCACCGGGTCCGCCCGCACGGACGCGCTGACCCACCGCGAGGCCGACTGGGCCGGGCTGCGCGTGCTCGTCGCGGGCCTCGGGGTGTCGGGCTTCGCGGCCGCCGACGCGCTGCTGGAGCGCGGGGCGCAGGTCCTCGTCGTCGACGGCCACGCGCCCGACGACGGCTCGGCGATGTCGGAGCGCGCGCGCATCCTCGACATCCTCGGGGCGTCCCTGGCCTACGGCGAGGACGCCGTCACCACGCTGCCCGCCGAGCCGCTCGACCTCGTCGTCACCTCGCCGGGCTGGCGCCCCGACCAGCCGCTGCTCGCCGCCGCGGCCGCCGCGGGGCTCCCGGTGTGGGGCGAGGTCGAGCTCGCCTGGCGGATGCGCCCGCGCGAGGGCGCCGCGCCGTGGCTCACGGTGACCGGCACGAACGGCAAGACGACGACCGTGCAGATGCTCACCGCGATGCTGCGCGCCGCCGGTCTGCGCGCGTGCAGCGCCGGCAACGTCGGCACGCCGATCCTCGAGGCCGTCATGGACCCGCAGCCCTACGACGCCATCGCCGTCGAGCTCTCGAGCTTCCAGCTGCACTGGTCGGACTCCATCGCCCCCGAGGCCTCGGTCTGCCTCAACATCGCGCCCGACCACGTCGACTGGCACGGCTCCCTCGAGGAGTACGCCGCCGCCAAGGGCAAGGTCTACGCCAACACCGAGGTCGCGTGCGTCTACAACGCCGACGACGAGCGGACGATGCACCTCGTCGAGGACGCCGACGTCCAGGAGGGCTGCCGCGCCGTCGGCTTCCGCCTCGGGACGCCCGGCCTGTCCGAGCTCGGCCTCGTCGAGGACGTGCTCGCCGACCGCGCGTTCGTCGCGGAGCGCCGCACCTCGGCCGCCGAGCTCGGGACGCTGGAGGACCTGCGAGCCGGCCCGGACGCGCCGATGCCGGCGCCGCACCTCGTCGCCAACGCCCTCGCCGCCGCCGCGCTGGCCCGGGCCCACGGCGTGCCGCCGTCGGCCGTGCGCCAGGGGCTGCGCGACTTCGTGCCCGAGCCGCACCGCATCGCCGACCTCGGCGTCGTCCGCGACGTGCGCTGGGTCGACGACTCCAAGGCCACGAACCCGCATGCGGCGCAGGCGAGCCTGGCCGCGTTCGAGCACGTCGTCTGGGTCGCCGGCGGGCTGCTCAAGGGCGCCGACGTCGACGGCCTCGTCGCCGCCGTCGCCGGCCGGCTGCGCGGTGTCGTCCTCATCGGGCGTGACCGTTCGGCCATTTCCGAGGCGCTCGCCCGACACGCCCCGGATGTCCCCGTCGTCGACGTGGCGCAAACCGACACTGGAGCCATGGACACCGTGGTGGAGCACGCCCTCGACCTCGCCCACCCGGGCGACGTCGTGCTGCTCGCACCGGCCGCGGCGTCGATGGACATGTTCGCGAACTACGGTGCGCGCGGCGACGCCTTCACTGCGGCGGTGCGGCGGCTCACCGGCGAGGGGTAG